The DNA region CGCTGCTCACTTATCTGGAGAGTAAAGGCTGGATCCAGCGGGTGATGGGGTATCGGGAGGTGGTGGTGACGGCGTCGGGGAAAAGTGCCGTCAGGAAGCATTTTAGCCGCTAAACGCCGCTGCGGGCTGATGCCCTCACCCCGACCCTCTCCCACAGGGAGAGGGAGAATACCCTTTTCGCAATTCCTGCGCTTTACCCTCTCGTTTCTTGATAGTTACCCTGATAACTATTATCTTGACCGCGTGTGACGAGAAGGACTCCCCATGAGTGAAGAAGAGCTGTTTAGCCGCAGGCCGATGGGCATGCGGATGGCGATGATCGTGCGGCAGTGGCGCGCGGTGATCGACGACGCCATACTCGATACCGGGCTAACCCAGGCGAGCTGGACGGTGATGATGCAGCTTTTTCAGCTTGGGGATAACGTCTCGATGAGCGAGCTGGCGGAGGTGCAGGGTATTGAACTGCCGCCGCTGATGCGCACCCTGACACAGCTGGAAAAGCAGGGATACCTGCTGCGCGCCGTATCGCCTTACGACAGGCGCATCCGGCTTCTGACGCTGACGCCCGAGGGTAAAGCCATCTTAAAAAGGCTCACTCAGGTGATTGAGACGTATCAGGCGCGCGTATCGCAGAACATCGCGCCGGAACATCTCGACATTTTTAGCGCCACGTTGAATCAAATCGCCTGCAATTTGCGGACAATCCGCGAAGAAGATAAAAAGACCGAAAAATAATGACCCCTGAACAAAAGTTTGCCCGCTGGGTAAGGGTGAGTATTGCCTCTTTCCTGCTGATGTTTGTCTACTTTATCGTCGCGGATATCTGGATCCCGCTGACGCCGGACTCCACCGTGATGCGCGTGGTGACGCCGGTGTCTCCGCGCGTCTCCGGCTACGTGGCGGCGGTACATGTCCACAACAACAGCCAGGTGAAGAGAGGCGATCTGCTGTTTGAGCTCGACGACACGCCGTTTCGCAATAAGGTGGAAGCGGCGCAAATCGCGCTGGAGCAGGCTCGTCTTTCCAACCAGCAGCTGGACGCGCAGATCGCCGCCGCGCAGGCCAGCCTGAAAACCGCCGTGCTGACCGCGCGGAACGATAAAGTGACCTTCGACCGCTACCAGAAGCTGAGCACGCTGCAGAACGTCTCGCAGGCGGATCTGGATAAGGTGCGCACTACCTGGCAGAGCAGCGAACAGTCCGTCAGCTCCATTCAGGCCAACATCCAGAACCTGCGCATTCAGCGCGGCGAGCGGGACGAGCAGCGCAACGTGACGCTGCAAAAATATCGCAACGCGCTGGATGAAGCGGAACTCAACCTCGGCTGGACGAAGGTCTACGCCCAGGCGGACGGCACGGTCAGTAATCTGCAGTTAAGCCCAGGCTTTTACGCCTCCTCGGGGTCAGCCGCGCTGGCGCTGGTGAACAACCAGACCGATATCGTGGCCGATTTCCGCGAGAAAAGCCTGCGCCATACCCATCAGGGCACCGATGCCGCCGTGGTGTTTGACGCCTTCCCTGGACGCGTGTTCCGCGCCCACGTGACCAGCAGCGACGCGGGGATACTGGCGGGTCAGGAGGCCGTTAACGGCCAGCTCTCCGAGCCGGAAACCTCCAACCGCTGGGTGCGCGACGCCCAGCGCATGCGCATTCACGTGACGCTGGATGAAGCGCTGCCGAAGCATCTTCCGACCGGCGCGCGGGCGACCGTGCAGCTCTACAACAGCGAAGGGCCATTTGCGCGCTTCTTCTCCGGGATGCAGATCCACCTGGTGAGCCTGCTGCACTATGTCTATTAATACGCTGGCGCGGGTGTTTACCCCGCACGGCAACATCGTCTACACGGCAAACGACTTTCGCCAGACCCTGCGCATCGTCTTTGCCGGGATGATTGCGCTGAGCATTTCGAGTTTCTACAACACCAGCTATGGCGTGTTTTTTGTGGTTTACCCGATCATGCTGCTGTCGCTGGTGCCGGTTTTCAACCGCCACGTGGCGAAGCAGTTTATCTTCAGCGCATCGCTGAACTGCGTTGAAATGGTGATTATCATCGGCTATCTGTCGCAATGGCCGGTCATCATGACGCTGGTGGTGTTTGCCCTTTACGTGATGCGATTTCGCTTTATGAGCAAGGGGCCGCTGTTCCTGTTCGGGTCGATGGGCGTGGTATGCCAGAGCGTGATGCTCAACTTTATGAGCTACCCCACCACCAGCTGGCACACGCTGCTGTTTTCCAACATCGAAGCGAGCGTGATGGCGGTGTGCCTGAGCGCGCTGATGAACTATCTCCTGCCGGACGTGGAGCCCCGCAGGCCGCCGCCATTGATTGAGAAAGACGATGCTCGCGTGCGCCACGAGTCGCTGCTCTCCGGCACGGTCGCGACGCTGATATTCGTGGTGTTTCAAATCAGTGACTTAAGCGATTCTCTCTCGGCGCTGATGGCCGGGATTTTGATCCTGTTCCCGATGCACTATCGCGGCGCGGTGATGAGCTCGATCTGGCGCGTGGTCGGCGTGGTGCTGGGCTGCCTCTATATTCTGGTTGTCCAGCTGATCCTCTACGACCACAGCAGCCATATGCTATTGATGATGCCGCTGATTGGCCTCGGGCTGGCGTTTGGCGCGCGGCTGCACGTGATGGAGAAAGTGGGCGCGGGCGTGGGGTTTTCCAGCATCACCACCATCGGCATTATGTTCGGTCAGAACATGCATCCGGACACAGACCTGGTATTCAGCGATCTGTACCGCATCACCTCCGTGACCTTTTCGCTGGTGGCCACGCTGACGCTGGTCTTTCTGGTGCATTTGATCCTGAACCGCTTCGAGGCGACGCGCTACGTCATCGCGCCGCCCAAGGCAGATTAATGCCCCAGCACGGCGGGCAGCTGCGAGAGTAAAAACAGGATCAGGCCAATCGTCCCGCCCACCAGCGTACCGTTGACGCGGATAAACTGCAGATCTTTGCCGATATTCAGCTCGATCTGGCGGGACATGTCTTTCGCATCCCAGCTTTTGACCGTGTCGCTGATGTGGCGGGTCAGGAACGCGGCGAAATCCGGCGCGACGCGGTGCGCGGCCTGCTCCAGATGCTCGTTCAGCGACGCCCGCAGGCTGGCGTCGTTCGTCAGCGTTTCGCCAAACCACAGCCCGGCGTTGGCGATGCGCTGCTTCACGCGCGAGTCTTCACTCTGCATATCCGCCTTCAGCCACTGGCGCAGATCGGCCCACATTTCCCCCAAATAGCGGTTAAACGCCTCGTCATTTTTCAGGTAGTGCTTGATGTTATCGGCTTTCGCCGCCATGTCCGGATCGTTTTTCAAGCTGTCG from Enterobacter chengduensis includes:
- a CDS encoding DUF2955 domain-containing protein — translated: MSINTLARVFTPHGNIVYTANDFRQTLRIVFAGMIALSISSFYNTSYGVFFVVYPIMLLSLVPVFNRHVAKQFIFSASLNCVEMVIIIGYLSQWPVIMTLVVFALYVMRFRFMSKGPLFLFGSMGVVCQSVMLNFMSYPTTSWHTLLFSNIEASVMAVCLSALMNYLLPDVEPRRPPPLIEKDDARVRHESLLSGTVATLIFVVFQISDLSDSLSALMAGILILFPMHYRGAVMSSIWRVVGVVLGCLYILVVQLILYDHSSHMLLMMPLIGLGLAFGARLHVMEKVGAGVGFSSITTIGIMFGQNMHPDTDLVFSDLYRITSVTFSLVATLTLVFLVHLILNRFEATRYVIAPPKAD
- a CDS encoding MarR family winged helix-turn-helix transcriptional regulator; this encodes MSEEELFSRRPMGMRMAMIVRQWRAVIDDAILDTGLTQASWTVMMQLFQLGDNVSMSELAEVQGIELPPLMRTLTQLEKQGYLLRAVSPYDRRIRLLTLTPEGKAILKRLTQVIETYQARVSQNIAPEHLDIFSATLNQIACNLRTIREEDKKTEK
- a CDS encoding HlyD family secretion protein, coding for MMTPEQKFARWVRVSIASFLLMFVYFIVADIWIPLTPDSTVMRVVTPVSPRVSGYVAAVHVHNNSQVKRGDLLFELDDTPFRNKVEAAQIALEQARLSNQQLDAQIAAAQASLKTAVLTARNDKVTFDRYQKLSTLQNVSQADLDKVRTTWQSSEQSVSSIQANIQNLRIQRGERDEQRNVTLQKYRNALDEAELNLGWTKVYAQADGTVSNLQLSPGFYASSGSAALALVNNQTDIVADFREKSLRHTHQGTDAAVVFDAFPGRVFRAHVTSSDAGILAGQEAVNGQLSEPETSNRWVRDAQRMRIHVTLDEALPKHLPTGARATVQLYNSEGPFARFFSGMQIHLVSLLHYVY